In Fibrobacter sp. UBA4297, a genomic segment contains:
- a CDS encoding aminotransferase class I/II-fold pyridoxal phosphate-dependent enzyme, whose protein sequence is MNYNPLAQSLNAELSANGCCVLDMLSEQGKAIFFPRKGILGQGAEAKGSDINATIGTALEDDGSPLVLDCVLKSLNLPKQAFLYAPSFGNPDLRKEWKAQVVKKNPTLASKSFSTPVVTCALTHAISCAGYMFLDAGDEVIIPDLYWDNYELVFENARGAKIKTFNTFKNGGFDTEALKAALAESKSNKKVVLLNFPNNPTGYTATEVEAVEIAKILTECAAAGNKVVALLDDAYFGLVYEEGVTKESLFVKLVDAHENLLAVKLDGPTKEDYVWGFRVGFMSFGFKGATEAQLKALEDKAAGTVRGNISNAPSISQKILLAAYQSAEYAQQKAEKYATLKKRYDIIKEVLAAHPEYKEAFDPMPCNSGYFMCIKPKGVDAEELRQKLIKDYSTGTIMLSGLIRIAFSAVPTEKLGKLFENIYNCVKEMRD, encoded by the coding sequence ATGAACTACAATCCTCTCGCTCAATCTTTGAACGCCGAACTTTCCGCTAACGGTTGCTGCGTTCTTGATATGCTCTCTGAACAGGGCAAGGCCATTTTCTTCCCGCGTAAGGGTATTCTCGGCCAGGGAGCCGAAGCCAAGGGCTCCGACATCAATGCGACTATCGGTACAGCTCTCGAAGATGATGGCTCTCCGCTCGTTCTGGACTGCGTTCTCAAGTCTCTGAATCTCCCGAAGCAGGCATTCCTCTATGCACCGAGCTTCGGCAATCCGGACCTCCGCAAGGAATGGAAGGCACAGGTCGTGAAGAAGAACCCGACGCTTGCCTCCAAGAGCTTCAGCACGCCGGTCGTGACCTGCGCCTTGACGCATGCCATCAGCTGCGCTGGTTACATGTTCCTCGATGCTGGCGACGAAGTGATTATCCCGGACCTCTATTGGGACAACTACGAACTCGTGTTCGAAAACGCCCGTGGCGCAAAGATTAAGACGTTCAACACCTTCAAGAACGGTGGCTTTGACACGGAAGCCTTGAAGGCCGCTCTCGCCGAAAGCAAGAGCAACAAGAAAGTCGTTCTCCTCAACTTCCCGAACAACCCGACGGGCTACACCGCAACAGAAGTGGAAGCGGTTGAAATTGCAAAGATTCTCACGGAATGCGCCGCTGCCGGTAACAAGGTCGTGGCTCTCCTCGACGATGCTTACTTTGGACTCGTCTATGAAGAAGGCGTGACGAAGGAATCTCTCTTTGTGAAACTCGTGGATGCACACGAAAATCTCCTTGCCGTGAAGCTCGACGGCCCGACCAAGGAAGACTACGTTTGGGGCTTCCGCGTTGGCTTTATGAGCTTTGGTTTCAAGGGCGCTACCGAAGCACAGCTCAAGGCTCTCGAAGACAAGGCTGCCGGTACGGTCCGTGGCAATATCTCTAACGCTCCGTCCATCAGCCAGAAGATTTTGCTCGCTGCTTACCAGAGCGCCGAATACGCTCAGCAGAAGGCTGAAAAGTACGCCACCTTGAAGAAGCGTTACGACATCATCAAGGAAGTCTTGGCCGCACATCCGGAATACAAGGAAGCCTTTGACCCGATGCCGTGCAATAGCGGTTACTTTATGTGCATCAAGCCGAAGGGCGTCGATGCCGAAGAACTCCGCCAGAAGCTCATCAAGGATTACAGCACGGGCACGATTATGCTCTCGGGCCTTATCCGCATTGCATTCAGCGCTGTTCCGACTGAAAAACTCGGCAAGCTCTTTGAAAATATCTATAATTGTGTTAAAGAGATGAGAGACTAG